Genomic DNA from Pistricoccus aurantiacus:
TTCATGCCCGTTCAGGTCAAGAAGACGGACCCTGATGGTGACGACAGCCGCTGCGTTACCCTGCTGGTGTCCAACGTGCTGACCCCCAACCGGGAGTCCCACAAGCTGATTGAACAGATCGACGCGCATCAGCCGGATATCGTGCTGACCCTGGAAAGCGACGACTGGTGGCAGCAGCAACTGGACCCGGTGCTCGACGAAAAGTGGCCGTATAGCGTCAAGATCCCCTTGGACAACCTTTACGGCATGCACCTGTATTCTCGCCTACCCCTGGAAAACACCGAGGTCAAGTGGCTGATTCAAGACGATATCCCTTCCATTCACAGTTGGCTGCGCCTGCCCAGCGGCGACCGGGTACGGCTCTACGCCCTGCATCCGCGCCCTCCCGCCCCCAGCGAAAGCGAGACCTCCCTATGGCGGGACGGCGAACTGCTGCTGGTGGGTCAGCAGATCCACGAGCATCAGGACCCTACCCTGGCGGCGGGAGATCTCAACGACGTGGCCTGGTCCCGTTCCACCCGCATGTTCTGCCGGGTCAGCCACATGATGGACCCGCGCCGCGGTCGCGGCATGTTCAGCACCTTCCATGCCCAATATCCATTCCTGCGCTGGCCGCTGGACCATATCTTCGTCAGCGAACACTTTACCCTGACCCGAATGCAGCGCCTCAAGGAGATCGGCTCGGATCACTTCCCGATTCTCGCTACCCTGTGCTTTCAACCCAGTCGCTCCGATGAGCAGGAGGCGCCGGAAGCGAAGGACGATGACCGCGAAGACGCGGATGACACTATCAAGGAAGCAAAAGAAAAGGGACAGCAATAGCCGAACTACACGAGCCAACGCAAAACGCCTCGTCGAGATTTGATCGGCTAGCCGTTGTCAATCATGGCATCACACGCCAGTTCTTGTGCAAGTTGAAAGGACGCTTATATACTTTGTGCAGCTTGAATCCTAGCTTTACTATAATTATTTAGACAAATAGTTATCATTACATCGATCTTGTAAATACACATTTGTATAAGGATACTGATTTGAACTGTCATACATGGCATACGCTTTATCGATACAGTACTGACAAGACTTCCTTGGCACCGTAATGGCAAGTATATGTGCGGATTCGTCATTGCTTGAATCAATAACGCTGAGACCAGAGCAATCATCACAAATTATGAATTTTTGCACCTGGTGCTCCGTAATTCCAGCAGTGTCAAAGTAAATTTTCCGTTCTCTTGTCACTTCTTTTTTATTTTTAAACTTTTCTTCCGCCAGCTCTTTCTTATGTCTCCAAAGACTATAGACAGCCTCAGACAGTTTTTCGATATGATTTGTTATGGCTGTATCTTGTTTTAACTTGTCAGCATCGTAGTCAGGCTCAAATACATGTGAATAATCAAGACCGGCCATCGCCAAAATAATACCCAAATTGATATAAGGCAGTGCTCCTTCTATCGAGTAGCCACCTTCCAGCACCGCCATATCTGGATTCAAACGCTCATTTAGTATTGCATAACCTTGAGCTGTAAAATTCATATTTGTGAGCGGATCGCTGTAGTGATTATCTTGTCCAGCCGAATTGATAATGATATCCGGTTTGAAATCATTCAAAATCGGAATAACTACATTATCTAATATATATAAAAACCCTTCTTCACCGGTTCCAGGCGGAAGTGGAATATTGATATTATAACCATATGCTGATGGTCCACCAAATTCTTCTATACTTCCCGTTCCCGGATATAAACTTCTTCCATCCTGATGGAGTGAGATAAAGAGTGTATCCTTGTCATTCCAATAAATATCTTGAGTTCCATCACCGTGATGTGCATCTGTATCAACTATAGCGACTTTTAGATCACCATAGTCTTGCCTGATGCGTTCTAACGCTACTGCTCCGACATTGACAGTACAAAAACCTCGACCTCCATATACAACCCGGTGTGTATGATGCCCTGGGGGTCTGACCAAGGCAAAAGACTTGTTTACTTCTTTTTCCATTACTGCCTTATATGCTCTTATCGCTCCTCCAGCAGCAACAAGATGTGACTGCGATAGCTGACTCGCTACATTGGGCACCACAATGTGAACTCTTGATACATCTTTTTCGCTTGCAATAACTGGATTGTAAAATTCGATCCCTTCAGTATCTTGAATTCCTTCTTCAAAGATTTGGTCTTGTGTATATAACAGCCTCTCTTCACGTTCAGGGTGTGTTTTTGAAATTGCCCAGTCAAAGGCTGGAAAAAAGACTAAGCCCAACCTATTCTTGGCTTTAAACATTTCACCTTCTCCTTTTAAACGGTAATCTCATATTCCAAGCACGCATATAGTCTCCATATAGCCATATATCCGGCCTGTTGTTGCAGCCTGGGACTTTGGACCTCGTTGAAAAATTCGTGCATCGCATGTTTATAACGCTAGATCATTGAGACCGCCAATCATGGATCAATCCTGGTGTTGTCTGAGCCCTGACTCTGATATTCTTGAAAACTCCTGAAAATCCTTTGACCATGTTAAAACTATTTGACTCGACGATTTCGGCTTCAATATCAGCTTTATTCGCTCCGAGCTTGATAGCGCTGTCTCTAACGATTTCCAAGGCTCTATTCTCAGCCATTTCTAAATTATAATTTCGATTAATCGTTTCGTATATTCCTGCTTCTGGTGCGGACAATATTCCACGTTCAGTGTCAGCAAGCATATTAATTTCTATTGTTGGCTTGGCAAGTGCTGCCCCAACTGCGTTTGCGGTTTTGTATTCTTCTGGATACTTGACTTTCACTGCAAATTTTTTCTCTAAAAGAGGTGCTAA
This window encodes:
- a CDS encoding histone deacetylase family protein, translated to MFKAKNRLGLVFFPAFDWAISKTHPEREERLLYTQDQIFEEGIQDTEGIEFYNPVIASEKDVSRVHIVVPNVASQLSQSHLVAAGGAIRAYKAVMEKEVNKSFALVRPPGHHTHRVVYGGRGFCTVNVGAVALERIRQDYGDLKVAIVDTDAHHGDGTQDIYWNDKDTLFISLHQDGRSLYPGTGSIEEFGGPSAYGYNINIPLPPGTGEEGFLYILDNVVIPILNDFKPDIIINSAGQDNHYSDPLTNMNFTAQGYAILNERLNPDMAVLEGGYSIEGALPYINLGIILAMAGLDYSHVFEPDYDADKLKQDTAITNHIEKLSEAVYSLWRHKKELAEEKFKNKKEVTRERKIYFDTAGITEHQVQKFIICDDCSGLSVIDSSNDESAHILAITVPRKSCQYCIDKAYAMYDSSNQYPYTNVYLQDRCNDNYLSK
- a CDS encoding endonuclease/exonuclease/phosphatase family protein, whose translation is MLSLALAVVTAILLAATTLGRIPIHRWWARACEFPRLQIAGMALLLLLASFFAEPGWRLTLILINAFILVTQLVRILPYTPFMPVQVKKTDPDGDDSRCVTLLVSNVLTPNRESHKLIEQIDAHQPDIVLTLESDDWWQQQLDPVLDEKWPYSVKIPLDNLYGMHLYSRLPLENTEVKWLIQDDIPSIHSWLRLPSGDRVRLYALHPRPPAPSESETSLWRDGELLLVGQQIHEHQDPTLAAGDLNDVAWSRSTRMFCRVSHMMDPRRGRGMFSTFHAQYPFLRWPLDHIFVSEHFTLTRMQRLKEIGSDHFPILATLCFQPSRSDEQEAPEAKDDDREDADDTIKEAKEKGQQ